A window of Scophthalmus maximus strain ysfricsl-2021 chromosome 10, ASM2237912v1, whole genome shotgun sequence contains these coding sequences:
- the prune gene encoding exopolyphosphatase PRUNE1 — translation MEEFLSSCRRAAVQVNPEQPGPQFHVVLGNEACDVDSMVSALVYAYFLSKTVHSEMFALPLMNIRQSELLLRSDNVFLLRQSGLSPDLLLFRDQLDLRALHRHGRLQLTLVDHNVLPSADSVLEGAVVEVIDHHMLEREPSPSCPVTVETVGSCATLVTECIVHKAPQILDQQLAQLLYAAVVLDCVNMAPAAGKVTPKDSQYAAMLESSFPSLPPRGTLFQMLQNAKFDVSGLNTEQMLLKDMKAVSGSLNVAVSVLYITLEEFLQRAELEAELSGFCQRFGFDLLLLMTIFFTESKEPIRELAVFSHSTTCREQVSQHLEQARSPALNLHPISNPHPHIAAYQQGNTLASRKKLLPLVKDFLKDADGLLGDGEEAESGVPPTPMNSLVEGCPLNDGLPYISAQDLVEKVIKMVDRGGN, via the exons ATGGAGGAGTTCCTGTCGAGCTGCCGCCGAGCCGCCGTGCAg GTGAACCCGGAGCAGCCTGGTCCACAATTCCACGTGGTTCTGGGGAACGAGGCCTGCGATGTGGACTCCATGGTGTCCGCCCTGGTCTACGCCTACTTCCTGTCCAAG actgtgCACAGTGAGATGTTCGCCCTCCCTCTGATGAACATCCGTCAgtcggagctgctgctgcgttcagaCAACGTCTTCCTGCTGCGACAGAGCGGCTTGTCTCCAGACCTGCTGCTGTTCAGGGACCAGCTGGATCTACGAGCGCTGCACCGCCACGGTCGTCTGCAGCTGACGCTGGTCGACCACAACGTCCTGCCCAG tGCAGACAGTGTCCTGGAGGGGGCTGTGGTGGAGGTGATCGACCATCACATGTTGGAGAGAGAGCCTTCACCCTCCTGTCCTGTTACCGTGGAGACAGTGGGATCCTGCGCTACCTTGGTAACTGAATGCATCGTCCACAAAGCTCCACAGATCCTGGACCAGCAGCTCGCCCAGCTGCTCTACG cggCGGTGGTGTTGGACTGTGTCAACATGGCTCCTGCTGCAGGGAAAGTGACTCCCAAAGACAGTCAGTACGCCGCCATGTTGGAGAGCAGTTTCCCCTCGCTGCCCCCAAGGGGCACTCTGTTCCAGATGCTGCAGAATGCCAAGTTCGACGTGTCAG GTCTGAACACTGAACAGATGTTGTTGAAGGACATGAAAGCTGTTTCAGGAAGTTTGAACGTTGCTGTTTCTGTTCTTTACATCACACTGGAG GAGTTCCTGCAGAGGGCGGAGTTAGAGGCGGAGCTCTCAGGTTTCTGTCAGAGGTTTGGATTTGATTTGCTGCTGCTTATGACCATCTTCTTCACTGAGAGCaaagagccaatcagagagcttgcTGTGTTCAGCCACAGCACCACCTGCAGGGAacag GTGAGCCAACACCTGGAACAGGCCCGTAGCCCCGCCCTCAACCTCCATCCAATCAGCAACCCCCATCCTCACATTGCAGCCTATCAACAAG GAAACACGTTGGCGTCTCGTAAAAAGCTCCTCCCCCTTGTCAAAGACTTCCTGAAGGACGCAGACGGTCTCCtgggagacggggaggaggcggagtctgGGGTCCCTCCCACGCCGATGAACAGTCTGGTGGAGGGCTGTCCCCTGAACGACGGCCTGCCGTACATCAGCGCCCAGGACCTGGTAGAGAAGGTCATCAAGATGGTCGACAGAGGAGGgaactga